Proteins from a single region of Apium graveolens cultivar Ventura chromosome 7, ASM990537v1, whole genome shotgun sequence:
- the LOC141673724 gene encoding uncharacterized protein LOC141673724, whose product MEKAFTLIQVSDDSKTDYSSYFLKGEANYWWEFTRALEGEGLVSWTRFTELILKKYLSDCLQNQLEVKFLELKQGEKSVSKYEAKFTKLARLAPGYVSTEIQKARRFQQGLKPEVRSRVVELELKTYPSVVKTSLVTESD is encoded by the coding sequence atggaaaaggcttttacCCTCATTCAAGTAAGTGATGATTCTAAAACGGATTATTCGAGCTATTTTCTTAAGGGtgaggcgaattattggtgggaattcACTCGTGCTTTAGAAGGAGAGGGTCTTGTTTCTTGGACCAGGTTTACAGAGTTAATCTTAAAGAAGTATTTATCTGATTGTTTACAAAATCAGTTGGAAGTcaagtttctagagttgaaacaaGGTGAAAAGAGTGTGTCAAAATATGAGGCCAAGTTCACGAAATTGGCCCGATTAGCTCCAGGATATGTGAGTACGGAGATtcagaaagcaagaaggtttcaacaaggattgaagcctgaagtTCGTAGCAGAGTTGTGGAGTTGGAACTCAAGACATATCCTTCTGTAGTTAAAACCTCCCTAGTAACTGAGAGTGATTAA